The Panicum virgatum strain AP13 chromosome 3N, P.virgatum_v5, whole genome shotgun sequence genome includes the window CACTCATGGATGGTGAGGCTTCTTTTGATGTGCTGAATTCTTCCACCAATCATGCTATGACAGAGCAACTATTAGTGGGACCAACTCTTGATTCACCTTTGTCACAAGATGTTTTGCTTCATATTCCCTATGATAAAGATGACTTACCTGATCATGAACATGAGAGCATTGAACCACATGCTTTTGCAGAATTTACAAATGTGATTCATGTTGCTAGTGATACAGATGAGATGAAATTGTCGTCTtctttggcctattttggagcatgaaatgacaaggcccgtgatcgagtgctaacacggagaaagacgaaggccaaagcccaaaggaaggaccaaagcccatgttgattcgaagcccattcatgcacatccatcctccaagagagcccaaaggaccaagcccacgaagatgagatcaagatacttcggggttaAGCAaatcaaatgaagatttaaggaaggattctctatcctatcctttcctcaaagatatctccaagataacgatgtccaaagaggtgcaatcgtgaaggacataaactctagaagatgtgaggagtctacacgcgaaagatgagaccgaggcgggcccgaaagagggtaggccggccggcctaggcacatgagccggccggcctagcccgtttccgaggcggttcggcctccccttcgactggtggcttcctcagctcataaatagctcgcaccttattcaactcgctgcatccatccatccagaactcgacgaaaacctagggccaacaCCGAAGGAGGCTAACGGCCGCCgcgagtcttcgagggtacctaggagatggcttaggccacccctagccgtcatggcctccctgcgaggttgtgccatggtggagttcgggagtcatccccaacattcgtcggggtatgtacacacacgatggtgatttcaatctactctttattctagttgtctcgactttggtctacttcaatgtctcatatgtgatgcatccatatgttcatagtaagattagatctattcgtggtgattagtctatatcttgcggatacgttgaggtagcgtgttttagctagttggttgattaccccggtgtggtgacagcacggcggagggaaaagttctagcgacgacatgatgtggaataggatcgatggcgagtaccatgggagtcgttgcgcggccaccaagaggaggagccttgagtaagagcacttggtgggcgtttggggtaaagctttgggaaaccttaggcgtcaaCATGCACCTCacaccggcgaccttgggaaagtaggctgCTTGTGAGCTGCCTTTTTGAGAGATGATtccgtgtacctttagttgagatgcaatctatgttttgatcaccttttttacTAGAACCGTACcaagagacgataggccctagctccttggttgtgttatctcatctacggttgtgggtgtgatgaacattatgcttcattcatatctatcaagtgttcagtttatatgcaatctatgattcatgttaggatagatccgttagattagatggaaaaccttagatagttctttgtcgatccacggattgataaaccttgggggagtactctaaggaaaaagctaccacgatccgtgcgcttgcggtacataaattggggcgctaaggagcgtcaacatgcttttctggcgccgttgccggggatcggcaacacgaatCTTATGGAGATCTATCTatctttttggactaaccctaattttattattgcatatatcctgtgtttcttgtttgtgtccatgaatgcaggtaaaaccctagacacaaagcgattgagaagttctcaacgtccgtactttgacaagtccaatctcactcaagcaagttgatggctacgtgaagacccgctctttagtggtaggtgctaacttttgttagtggctcaacatccgctatcgagcccacactcaaaacaagtaaagatgaaaaaggtatgtcaccgtgtcaattttggCTAATGTCTCTTGGAGATTTCTTTGTCCAAGGCATAGGTGATGAATCAAGCCCCGAAGAAGTCGTGACATCCGATCATCAACATCTTTGGAGAGTCGCTGTTATGACCAAGTTTTTCACCCATAATTAGAGAGGTACCATGGAGGAAAATTGAAGATTATAAAGCTCCATCAAGTATTCTTTCCAATGCATCAAAAATCATCAATTTCGGACAATGGTACAAAGAGTTAaaggtaaaatctttcaacactACACATTCTGAAATTCTTCAGGACAGATTGTAGTGCTGGAGTAATACGAGCATAGCTCTTTCATCCGGAGTCCATTTGGAGTGAATGAGCACTCGTTGAAAAGGGAATTTGATACACATTGCAATGGAATggaagtttggtacatgttctacaCTGTATGAAGAGTAATTCAATGAAAAAGAGACAGCAGCAAACAATAGAGAAGGCGATGACGATATAGAAGGAAGATTAGAGAGCCTTGAGCCCCCTATGATCCCGACACCCTGGGTAATacaagaacaatggagaagatACATCATTGGAGTCATGCTATTCGCTGGTGCATCAATGGTGATGAACTTGAAGCCTGGGGATACACAACACGATGCtcaaagaccacaagatcaaggtcATCAACATCTCCGGATCAATTCACAAGAAGGTACTGATTGCATCTAAATTCTGCAAGGCCTCTGAAGAAAGcaacaaaatatttttggatattaagGAGCCCCATGAAATTccggttccaacgaatcaaaaaccaagtcaatcggagattcctacaagcggttaTAGCCAAAACATCGGTCGTGCGTTCTGAAATTTTCTAGACAGCACACAGTGCTGAATTGAAATGGGCATAACTCCTTCATTCGAGCTCctttaagatgaatgaccactcgttggaaaggtaatttcataaacttttcaatagagctgTATTTTTTTATATGTTCTATTCTGGACGCAGGGAGAAATCCACGAAGGAGAGGCGAAGAGCAACGTGACGAGAACAAGGTGAAGGAGATaaggatgacaacaatgaagaggagcttgggctatggtttcatcaagcatacatgatcaaatttagaaGCTCAGGACAAAATAAGGGCCTCAAGGACGTTGGCAAAGGAAGGCACGAATGACAACATTCAACGCATGAAGATGTTAAGAGCGAACCACGATGGATTACGAAAGGCGACATCAATACAAGCTGCATGGACAATTCGAATTCTCgcacgaaggaccatggcttcacatcaatgagaaggtatgtgagaaagtcaagctctatgactttaaataaAGCGCTTtgtgggaggcaacccgttcattttatttatctatttatctATATAAGATGACGATCTATATTGTGCTCTTAAATTGAACTCATCAAGTAGCTCATAGTCAAATTCAGCCTTTTACATGGTTTGCTAACTTTCCACAAAACATGCTTTGGTGCTTTGTCTATATGCAGAGTAGTGTAGCGAAACTACTTACTCAGAGAAATCAAGCAGGAAGTCATCTGGAAAGGCTATTAAGATGCAGCTGGAATTCTTCAGGTTACATCCTTAAGATGCAGCTGGAATTCATCAGGAAGCTTAGAGGCACCATCCTGGTTTATTAAGTTCTAGCAGAGCAAGGCACGTGACATCAGTAAGATGACATCCATTTTGTCTTGTGCACAGAACAAGTGTAAGTACAGAAACTAAGAAAAAATACAAAGAGGCAATCACTAGTGCACATGGAAAAAGAAGAACCTGTATCCTCAATAAAAACACGTGCCTTGCACCAgtggggaaaaaaagaaagtgAAGAAACAACATGATTTAGGCAGCAGGAGATTTCAGTAATAGGACTGTTTCTTTGGATCAACAATAAATTCACCAGCAGTGACAAGCTTCCGGGCTTGAAGCAGAGGAAAAGGTGAGGAATTGCCACGCAGTCAGCAAGCAAGTATTTTGCATCTAGCTGTAGCTGGCTGTTGGGCGTTTCTTTTCTGCTATTATTGCAAAACTGCATTGAGATTAAATTCGCTATTATGCTAGCATAGAAATTATTCGTATGTCAGATCACCAAATCATAAGTAGCATCAAACATATATAAAAAGACAGCTGGAGGGATTACACCGGAGAAATGTTTTAAACTAATCTTAGATCAAAAGTCATATTATATTTAACCGTGTGAAAGTGGAAAACATGCACAGTACTACTTAATTAATTATGATAATATTGATCAACTAAAAGTCTAAAATGAACTgtacaataaaataaaaaaaattctgaagcaTATGGATGGTGGGGGTGTCCTCAACAAATAAAAGCAGctgatttaaaaaaaacaaataaaataagcACACCTTTTTTTGTTATTCTGATCTGAGTGGTATCTTTGCCTTTTACATATCATGACCAATGACCATTTTCAGGAGACCTCTGGTCTCCCAAGTCACTTTCGTGCAAATAAAGACTCAGTCGCAACGTTGACTTCAGCAAAAATTGGGAAGAAACTGACCACCAAGCCCAAACGTCATAAGTACAAGTATTTCCTGCTGAAAGACTCCTAGAACTCTTCTCCAGCCATAGAAACCTGCTACAATGGTAGATGCCATCATCTCTGCCATCATAGGCGATGTTGTCAGTAGAGCGATTTCTCTTCTCGTTGGGCGCTTTAGCAACCAAGAAAGCACTGAAGACAAGCTGCAAAAGATAAGCCATCTGCTCATCAGAATCCACAGCGTGGTAGAGGAAGCAAAAGGGCGGCAGATCTCCAACCGCGGCACCCTCCAGTGGCTCTCGGAGCTCATCGACAGTGACTACCTGGGACTTTACTTGCTTGATTCCATCAGGTGTGGCAACCAGGAGGCTGAGCGATGTGATCATAAGGTAGATCCCCAAGTTTCCACCTTGTCCTTGTTTAACCCTGCAAAGCGTGTCAGGGTTGCTGGGTGCACCATGAGGAGCTCATACTACTGGCACCTTGATTTCAGTGTTGATGAGATTAACAGGGTGCTCAAGAGATTGGAAGCCATGTCTTGTGATCTCATGGAGTTCATCATGCTCCTGCAAAACTACCAGCCAATCCGCCGGCCTCTAGGCACTAACATCTTCCATGATGGGCAGATGTTCGGTCGACATGTTGAGAAAGAGATGATAATCAACTTTCTGTTGCATGAGGATGATCAGTCAACAGGGGAATTGGGTGTGCTACCAATTGTTGGTGGCAATGGAATTGGGAAGACAACCCTGGTGCAACACGCCTGCGATGATGCCAGAGTGCACAACCACTTCCCGGTGATCTTGATGTACAGCTTTTCATGTACTTATGATGTTAAAAAGAACGAAGGGGGTCTAAATGACCCATTGAAGTACGTCAAGGAGAACGACTTTTCTGATAAAAGGTGCTTGATGGTATTTGAGGACATTGAAATGCACAGGAAGCAGATACTGGAAGAGTTCCTGCAAAGCCTGAGATGCAGCAAGGAAGGGAGCAAGGTAATTATCACAACAAACAGTCAGCATGTTGCAGACATTGGAACAGTGGAGCCAATCATACTAACGGCATTGCCCTGCCCTGAGTACTGGTTTTTCTTCAAGGCACATGCATTCGCTGGTAGAGACATCGAGGATAACACAAGGCTGATGGCTGCAGGGAAAGAAATAGCGAGGAAGCTGAACGGGTCATTCTTTGGTGCAAAAGATGATTGGAGGAGTGCTTAGGGATCACCCGGATCCGAAGTTCTGGTGCCAAGTCCTGAGGAGCAACATTGGGGGGATGTATCAGATTGGTGGCGTCATCAGCTACATATCGGACATAGCTGGCAACTTGGTACCAGGTCATGTGGACATGTGCAAGGTGACCATTTCTAAGGACCCGTTTCCTCCTGAGATAGCCAGGTTCAAGGATCTGTGCCATGCTGTTCTGCATGGACGCATGATGGCCTGTTTGGCAGATGACGTCCGATTTGCGAAAGTGTTGTTGTGCAAGTCAGTGTTTCCGTTCTTTAATGAGTACTATATTGCTCATTGCTCTTGCACTTGCACCGCAGACTCTTGCTCAAAGCTTGTACCACCACTAGTTTGAGATATCTGAATTCAATTATTTTAAGTTTTTAATGAGCCTGTTAATTTCTGTATGGGGTTAACTCTAAAAGAGAACTAAAAATACTTCCGCAAATTGGAAATGATCTCCGCGAGGATCTGTGCTGCCCCGCGCATCTCCACTCGTCCGCAAGGATGACCCGTGCAGCCCCACCTCCTTTGCGCCTCCACAAGCCACCGCCTCTGCTGGTCCACAACCGCGTGCAGCCCCGCGCCTGGCGCCTCTTCTGCTGGTCCGTGGCCTCCTGTCCTCAGCTAGACTGCAATGGCCAGGTACTTAATCTCCAATCTCTggtcttcccttcccttccgtCCTCTGCTCTGCTGTCCTCTGCTCTGCTGCTCGTGCTTCCCTTCCGTAGTTCCCTCTGCTGCTTGTGCTTGCTCTGCTCCATGCCTCCATTGCTTGCTGCTTGGGAGAAGAGAAAGGATGGCAGGAGTAATTGGAAAGGGAAGAATGTTTGGTCCAACAGCTCAACAAAGGTTTGTATATGGTACTAAATTTTGTTTGTTATGGTATGTTTAGGATATGTCTATGGTGTCAACGTCTAGGCGTTGTGAGGGGTAGGTCGCCACGAGTTGCCATAGCACCTTGAGAACCATGAAGTTGCTTGTGGCTGGATGAGAAATCTTCTTAAAAGTGACAAACGATACTTCACACATTTATTTTGTCTAACAAGCATGAATCAGCTATGGCTCTTGGTGCTATCCTGATATTTATGTTGAAGCAAACAGTACCAGTTTGCAGAGAGTAAAGTGTGCTATTGCCTATCGACATATGCTCAAAGATAAGCGAATGAACTGACAATCTAAACAGCATCTTGGTAAGATGAAAATACTCTAGATTCATTAAGAAGATTACTTCCACATCCATAACATAATAAAGCAGAAAACGATTTAATAGTTCTGATAAGACATTAAGACTACAATAAATAGAAGATTTACCAGTTCTAGTTTTCATCTTCCTCTGTTGTGATACCTGGTTGCACACTTCAACAAGCACCTTCAAATGAAGGGCTCCCATTGTTACTAACAAGAAAATTTGGCCACGCCATGATGTAAGGATGCTCATGGCCGTCATCTTTTTTATGGAAGATCTTTTCCAGCTTCCTTGTTTCCAGGCAGAAGAATAGGTACCAGCAAGGTATAGTAGCATCTATAAATGTCTCAAAGGTTGACAGGTAGACAATGCCATCCAGAATTGCTAATACTTTAAGGTCACCATGATCATCCAGTGAGCCATTGGTAGCCCGAAGAACCTCTTCCTCCAACAGGATCACACTGTCAAGCATCCACATCTCAACACCATCAGCATCTGCTCTCCGGAACCAAATGGACAATGTGAAATCGGCTGTGGAGACGATACAGGGTCTCCCATCCTTGGTTTCCCCGGCCATGTAGAGGTGCCCCTTCCCCTTCAAGTGCTCTGGCAGATCAATGAAGGAGAATTGCAGCGTCGTCGTGTCCAGCACCACCATGTAGGCCCGCTTCGCGTGTGACCAGTACAGTTTCCCATTCACCTGCCTGCCATGGAGGAGCCAGTACTTCTTGCCTGACGGCTGTGCCGGCGCGGGCTGGGACCAGGGGAGAATCTGCCACGCCCTGGTGCCTGACGAGAAGACAGCGGCGCGCAGCCGCGACTTGTCGTGGCAGACGGCGACCACGCGGAATGGTCCGGGGATCCCGTCGGGGGAGAGCAAGAAGGGATCCATGTAGATGCACTTGCCGCGGCAACCGTCGGACAACTCGTCTGGCGGCGTAGGGAAGAGATCCAGGGCCCGCGAGAGGGGGTTGTAGACAGCCATCTGCTCGGTACTCTGGTTAAGGAGTAGGAGGGAGCCGCCGCGGCACTCCGCTATCTGCCACCCGGGGGAGGCGTCGTCGTGGCCGGGGACGCGGGTGAGGAAGACGTcggcgccgcgggcggcggcggcgaggtccgggtCCGAGCTGCGGCGGACGGGCCTGAACGAGGGCATATCGACGCCATCGTAGTCGAAGAAGAGGCCCAGGAGAGGGGGCGGGCGGAGCGcggcgaagcggcggcggaaggcgggggcggagcggacggcggcgaggaagga containing:
- the LOC120666095 gene encoding uncharacterized protein LOC120666095 codes for the protein MATSSPPPPPPKRPQAPVSGTTIRSLGDDLLLEIFLRLPSLPSLVRAALTCRSFLAAVRSAPAFRRRFAALRPPPLLGLFFDYDGVDMPSFRPVRRSSDPDLAAAARGADVFLTRVPGHDDASPGWQIAECRGGSLLLLNQSTEQMAVYNPLSRALDLFPTPPDELSDGCRGKCIYMDPFLLSPDGIPGPFRVVAVCHDKSRLRAAVFSSGTRAWQILPWSQPAPAQPSGKKYWLLHGRQVNGKLYWSHAKRAYMVVLDTTTLQFSFIDLPEHLKGKGHLYMAGETKDGRPCIVSTADFTLSIWFRRADADGVEMWMLDSVILLEEEVLRATNGSLDDHGDLKVLAILDGIVYLSTFETFIDATIPCWYLFFCLETRKLEKIFHKKDDGHEHPYIMAWPNFLVSNNGSPSFEGAC